In one window of Hevea brasiliensis isolate MT/VB/25A 57/8 chromosome 10, ASM3005281v1, whole genome shotgun sequence DNA:
- the LOC110667425 gene encoding chaperone protein dnaJ 20, chloroplastic, with protein MRVDACSPHYNYKKQRNMISGMISTGSHASFHTISKSKLSTQTSFLEPYSHFSFNTHFPKPSFSLTTHSKSVRTTPIKASATATTVDDLYINAQSFYDLLGISESGTLSEIKKAYKQLARKYHPDVSPPGYTEEYTKRFIQVQEAYETLCDSKSRALYDMDMAGGLDLQTIFSTRKRSRSNEGLNDDRVERKERWQSQLTELIRMSNYNDMKSMSWGAKMRSQKSCRN; from the exons ATGCGAGTTGATGCTTGCTCCCCTCATTACAATTACAAAAAACAGAGAAATATGATTAGTGGAATGATCTCTACTGGAAGCCATGCGAGCTTCCACACCATCTCAAAATCCAAACTCTCAACCCAAACATCCTTTCTTGAGCCATATTCTCACTTTAGCTTCAATACCCATTTCCCAAAACCAAGCTTTTCCTTAACAACTCATTCCAAATCGGTTAGAACCACCCCGATTAAGGCCTCCGCCACCGCCACCACTGTTGATGACCTTTATATCAATGCCCAGAGTTTTTATGATTTGCTGGGTATCTCGGAGAGTGGAACGCTCTCAGAGATCAAGAAAGCTTATAAGCAACTTGCCAGGAAGTACCACCCTGATGTGTCACCTCCGGGCTATACAGAGGAGTACACTAAGAGATTTATTCAAGTGCAGGAGGCTTATGAGACCTTGTGTGATTCCAAAAGTAGAGCCTTGTATGACATGGATATGGCTGGAGGCCTAGACTTGCAGACGATTTTCTCCACCAGAAAGCGATCCCGCTCCAACGAG GGATTGAATGATGATAGAGTTGAGAGGAAAGAGAGATGGCAGTCTCAGCTTACAGAGCTAATAAGGATGAGTAATTATAATGATATGAAGAGCATGAGCTGGGGAGCTAAAATGCGCAGCCAAAAAAGTTGCAGAAATTAG
- the LOC110667434 gene encoding uncharacterized protein LOC110667434 — MYMISPNKNSVTMEILHGVFRVSMGLLALAYFSVSMRLLALAYFSRLYCKLCRSFKKQFDWQLGEWLQEGQPFFEDKYVWPVCHALFSAPSARVPVLWSSFAAFSSPFSSGSNGIEHGRS; from the exons ATGTACATGATTTCACCGAATAAAAATTCAGTGACAATGGAGATTTTGCACGGTGTTTTCAGGGTTTCAATGGGGTTGCTTGCACTTGCATATTTCAG TGTTTCAATGAGGTTGCTTGCACTTGCATACTTCAGCAGGCTTTACTGCAAGTTGTGTAGAAGTTTCAAGAAACAATTCGACTGGCAGTTAGGGGAGTGGCTTCAAGAGGGTCAACCTTTCTTCGAGGATAAATATGTATGGCCCGTTTGCCACGCCTTGTTTTCGGCTCCCTCGGCAAGGGTTCCTGTTTTATGGAGTTCTTTTGCTGCATTTTCTTCTCCATTTTCATCTGGCTCCAATGGCATTGAGCATGGGAGATCTTGA
- the LOC110667433 gene encoding chaperone protein dnaJ 20, chloroplastic, whose product MSSGMISTGSYASFHTVSKPYLSTKKSFLEPSSHLSFNTHFPKSSFYSLKTHSKSIRTTPIKAAAADSVCVNTESFYDLLGIPKNGTLSEIKKAYKQLARKYHPDVSPPGRTEECTKMFIQIQEAYETLSDAKSRAMYDRDMARGPDLHTRLSTTKRSRYNRGLDDTDDWTQIWQSQLTELIRMSKYRDMGSISWGAKMRRQRS is encoded by the exons ATGAGTAGCGGAATGATCTCTACTGGAAGTTATGCTAGCTTCCACACCGTCTCAAAACCCTATCTCTCAACCAAAAAATCCTTTCTTGAGCCATCTTCTCACCTTAGCTTCAATACCCATTTTCCAAAATCAAGTTTTTATTCCCTCAAAACTCATTCCAAATCCATCAGAACTACTCCTATTAAGGCCGCAGCTGCTGATAGCGTTTGTGTAAACACAGAGAGTTTCTACGATTTGTTGGGCATCCCCAAGAATGGAACTCTCTCAGAGATTAAGAAAGCTTATAAACAACTTGCCAGGAAGTACCATCCTGACGTTTCACCTCCAGGAAGAACAGAGGAATGCACTAAAATGTTTATTCAGATTCAGGAGGCTTATGAGACCTTATCTGATGCCAAAAGCAGAGCTATGTATGACAGAGATATGGCCAGAGGCCCAGACTTGCATACGAGGCTCTCTACCACAAAGCGATCCCGTTACAATCGG GGATTGGATGACACAGATGATTGGACACAGATATGGCAGTCGCAGCTTACAGAGCTAATAAGGATGAGTAAATACAGAGATATGGGGAGTATAAGCTGGGGAGCTAAAATGCGGAGGCAAAGAAGTTAG